A single window of Zetaproteobacteria bacterium DNA harbors:
- a CDS encoding adenylate kinase codes for MNVVLFGPPGVGKGTQGVHLARAFGLTQLATGDLLRSEVEAGSALGREAKSYMEAGRLVPDGVVVGMIESRMTQGSGLLLDGFPRNVAQAEALDAMLADHGARLDRIIFMDADRSELVRRLAGRRICRDCGRSFHVHFRPPAVEGVCDDCGGALFQREDDRPEVIGKRLDVYHEQTAPLIAFYRGRAGFRAVDGGGTLEEVRARLHAAME; via the coding sequence GTGAACGTCGTCCTGTTCGGTCCGCCGGGGGTGGGCAAGGGAACCCAGGGGGTCCATCTGGCCCGCGCCTTCGGCCTGACACAGTTGGCCACCGGTGATCTGCTGCGGTCGGAGGTCGAGGCGGGCAGCGCCCTGGGGCGCGAGGCCAAGTCCTACATGGAGGCGGGGCGGCTGGTGCCCGACGGTGTGGTGGTCGGGATGATCGAGTCGCGGATGACGCAGGGATCGGGGTTGCTGCTCGACGGCTTTCCGCGCAATGTGGCGCAGGCGGAGGCGCTCGATGCGATGCTGGCCGACCACGGGGCCCGGTTGGACCGGATCATCTTCATGGATGCCGATCGTTCGGAGTTGGTGCGGCGGCTTGCCGGACGCCGGATCTGCCGCGACTGCGGCCGCAGTTTCCACGTGCACTTCCGTCCACCCGCCGTGGAGGGGGTGTGCGACGATTGTGGCGGTGCGCTCTTCCAGCGGGAGGACGATCGCCCGGAGGTGATCGGGAAGCGGCTCGATGTCTACCATGAACAGACCGCACCGCTGATCGCCTTCTATCGGGGGCGTGCCGGATTTCGCGCCGTCGACGGCGGCGGGACGTTGGAGGAGGTGCGTGCGCGGCTGCACGCGGCGATGGAATAG
- a CDS encoding 50S ribosomal protein L36, whose amino-acid sequence MKVRASVKRICNKCRVIRRRGVVRVICSNPRHKQRQG is encoded by the coding sequence ATGAAAGTCCGAGCTTCGGTCAAGAGGATTTGCAACAAGTGTCGGGTGATCCGGCGTCGCGGGGTGGTGCGCGTCATCTGCTCCAATCCGCGCCACAAGCAGCGGCAGGGATGA
- a CDS encoding 30S ribosomal protein S13 has translation MARIAGVNIPTNKRVEVALTYIYGIGISTSRKILDGVRVSRDTRVRDLTDDEINRIRTVIDANFKVEGDLRREVAMNIKRLTDLGCYRGLRHRRGLPLRGQRTKTNARTRKGPRRTVAGKKK, from the coding sequence ATGGCTCGTATTGCAGGCGTAAATATCCCGACAAACAAGCGGGTTGAGGTGGCGTTGACCTATATCTACGGCATCGGCATCTCCACCTCGCGCAAGATTCTGGACGGCGTTCGGGTCTCGCGCGACACCCGTGTGCGGGATCTCACCGATGACGAGATCAACCGCATCCGTACGGTGATCGACGCCAACTTCAAGGTGGAGGGGGACCTGCGCCGCGAGGTGGCGATGAACATCAAGCGGCTGACCGATCTCGGCTGCTACCGCGGGCTGCGCCACCGCCGCGGGCTGCCCTTGCGCGGCCAGCGGACCAAGACCAATGCGCGCACCCGCAAGGGGCCGCGCCGCACCGTCGCCGGCAAGAAGAAGTAG
- a CDS encoding 30S ribosomal protein S11, protein MAKPRSGGRRRARKNIANAVAHIRATFNNTHITFTDEAGNAICWATSGGSGFRGARKSTPFAAQVAAENAARKAMEHGVKNVSIEVRGPGPGRESAMRAIAAVGLKVTYIRDVTPIPHNGCRPPKRRRV, encoded by the coding sequence ATGGCTAAACCACGATCGGGCGGCAGGAGGCGCGCCCGCAAGAATATCGCCAACGCGGTGGCCCATATTCGGGCGACGTTCAACAACACCCACATCACCTTCACCGATGAGGCGGGGAATGCGATCTGCTGGGCGACCAGCGGCGGCTCCGGTTTCCGTGGAGCGCGCAAGTCCACCCCCTTCGCCGCGCAGGTGGCGGCGGAGAATGCAGCGCGCAAGGCTATGGAGCATGGGGTGAAGAACGTGTCGATCGAGGTGCGGGGCCCAGGGCCCGGCCGTGAGTCGGCGATGCGGGCCATCGCCGCCGTCGGGCTGAAGGTGACCTATATCCGGGATGTGACACCGATCCCGCACAACGGCTGCCGCCCGCCGAAGCGGCGGCGGGTGTAG
- a CDS encoding 30S ribosomal protein S4 codes for MARYLEAKCRLCRREGEKLFLKGSKCYSNKCAMERRPYAPGMHGQGRRLRRPSDYGLQLREKQKVKRIYGLQEKQFRACFRRADEMSGVTGLNLLQLLESRLDNIVFRMGFASSRSEARQLVRHKHVQVDGRTVTIPSFHVPEGARVTLARGAEEHLRVKAAMEAAAQRGLPEWVDVDLTTNQGVYRHKPTRDQLDPSIREQLIVELYSR; via the coding sequence ATGGCGCGTTATTTGGAAGCGAAGTGCCGTCTCTGCCGTCGCGAGGGGGAGAAGCTCTTCCTCAAGGGGAGCAAGTGCTACTCGAACAAGTGCGCCATGGAGCGTCGTCCCTACGCCCCGGGGATGCACGGGCAGGGGCGGCGGCTGAGGCGCCCTTCGGACTACGGGCTGCAGCTGCGTGAGAAGCAGAAGGTGAAGCGGATCTACGGGCTGCAGGAGAAGCAGTTCCGTGCCTGCTTCCGGCGGGCCGACGAGATGAGCGGTGTGACCGGTCTCAACCTGTTGCAGCTGCTCGAGTCGCGGCTGGACAACATCGTCTTCCGCATGGGGTTCGCCTCCTCCCGCTCCGAGGCGCGGCAACTGGTGCGCCACAAGCATGTCCAGGTCGATGGCCGGACGGTGACCATCCCCTCGTTCCATGTGCCGGAGGGGGCGAGGGTGACGCTGGCGCGCGGGGCGGAAGAGCACCTGAGGGTGAAGGCGGCGATGGAGGCCGCCGCCCAGCGGGGGCTGCCGGAGTGGGTGGATGTCGATCTGACCACCAACCAGGGGGTCTACCGGCACAAGCCGACCCGCGATCAACTCGATCCTTCGATCCGCGAGCAGCTGATCGTCGAGCTCTACTCCCGCTAG
- a CDS encoding DNA-directed RNA polymerase subunit alpha: MELITPRSITVEELVEGRLAKMVFEPLERGYGTTLGNGLRRMLLSSLVGCAVVRVAIDGVMHEFDTLPGVREDVADIILSLKELDLRMEGDDPQEITLDVQGPAIVTAADIQCPAGVSVLNPDLVLAHLSEDGVLKLTATVEKGRGYLPVAEREGAEQEKPIGTLLLDASFSPVRRVAVRVENARVSQKTNYDKLILEVETNGAVTPRAAVAEAARIIQDQLAVFSDFGASDAPDERGAPASSAELHALLDQSIENLDLSARSINCLKGGEIFRIGDLVRRSEREMMHMPNFGKKSLVEIKEALDRMGLHLGMDVSAWDAEREEAADAGPTGEAEPTEQDAAA, encoded by the coding sequence ATGGAACTGATTACTCCCCGTTCGATTACCGTGGAAGAGCTGGTCGAGGGCCGGTTGGCCAAAATGGTTTTCGAGCCGCTGGAGCGCGGCTATGGCACGACACTGGGCAACGGCCTGCGGCGCATGTTGCTCTCGTCGCTGGTCGGCTGCGCCGTGGTGCGCGTCGCCATCGACGGCGTCATGCATGAGTTCGATACGTTGCCCGGGGTGCGCGAGGATGTGGCCGACATCATCCTCAGCCTCAAGGAGCTCGACCTCCGCATGGAGGGAGACGATCCGCAGGAGATCACGCTCGACGTCCAGGGGCCGGCGATCGTGACCGCCGCCGACATCCAGTGCCCGGCGGGGGTGAGTGTGCTCAATCCCGATCTGGTGTTGGCCCATCTGAGCGAGGATGGTGTGCTCAAGCTCACCGCGACGGTGGAGAAGGGGCGCGGCTACCTGCCGGTGGCGGAGCGCGAGGGCGCGGAGCAGGAGAAGCCGATCGGCACCCTGCTGCTCGACGCCTCCTTCTCCCCGGTGCGGCGGGTGGCGGTCCGGGTGGAGAACGCCCGTGTCTCGCAGAAGACCAACTACGACAAGCTGATCCTCGAGGTGGAGACCAACGGCGCGGTCACGCCACGCGCGGCGGTGGCCGAGGCGGCCCGGATCATCCAGGATCAGCTGGCCGTCTTCAGTGATTTCGGCGCATCCGACGCCCCGGACGAGCGGGGCGCCCCCGCATCCAGTGCGGAGCTTCACGCCCTGCTCGACCAGTCGATCGAGAACCTCGATCTCTCCGCCCGTTCGATCAACTGCCTTAAGGGGGGTGAGATCTTCCGCATCGGCGATCTGGTCCGCCGCAGCGAGCGCGAGATGATGCACATGCCCAACTTCGGCAAGAAGTCGCTGGTCGAGATCAAGGAGGCGCTCGATCGCATGGGGCTCCATCTGGGCATGGATGTCTCGGCCTGGGATGCCGAACGGGAGGAGGCGGCCGATGCCGGGCCGACCGGGGAGGCCGAACCGACCGAACAAGACGCGGCGGCGTAA
- a CDS encoding 50S ribosomal protein L17, with amino-acid sequence MRHRKHRTSLGLPSGHRRALLGNLAAALITHGRIETTQAKARAVRPYVEKLITLGKDGSLHARRRALARLRHRSVVDRLFVEVAPRFAGRNGGYTRITKTGYRVGDAAPMAVIELIGDDEQSADDDTT; translated from the coding sequence ATGAGACATCGCAAACACCGTACCTCGCTCGGGCTCCCCTCCGGTCACCGCCGGGCGCTGCTCGGCAATCTGGCGGCGGCGCTGATCACCCACGGGCGGATCGAGACCACGCAGGCCAAGGCCCGCGCGGTCCGTCCCTATGTCGAGAAGCTGATCACCCTGGGCAAGGACGGCTCGCTCCATGCCCGCCGCCGGGCGCTGGCCAGGCTGCGCCACCGCAGCGTGGTCGACCGCCTCTTCGTCGAGGTGGCCCCCCGTTTCGCCGGGCGCAACGGCGGCTACACCCGGATCACCAAGACCGGCTACCGGGTGGGGGATGCCGCCCCTATGGCGGTGATCGAGCTCATCGGCGACGACGAGCAATCGGCCGACGACGACACCACCTAG
- a CDS encoding TolB protein codes for MTAALLSILPGSAAAGSLLDWMTAGAERMRPGGHGAAAGVDNAELLTLEPGENEIYPRSGGRGEFFVTVLRRDRVTLERRALENGDPLNEVTEDPVPDSVQWRDGALLFLSTQVGGLGLWRKPADGMGLSMRIHQFAGRVEQPLLLADGSVIAVRLAAPARIGGERLRRRHGRPDPFDNWSRQGARAYIVRIAPDGTERRLADGINPALSPDGTWVAFSMAVGRSRHLFLMRTDGGALTQLSSGRAVDVQPAWSPDGRWIVFTSNRGRADMRHPSRSNWDLWMIRRDGRSIFRLTRDPARDGAPVFTPDGGAVLFHSDRRIGKQERMRHGVRHIRRGFHVWRIALPAELLATPDDRGEGRRFSDAPRRGRARSTSVR; via the coding sequence ATGACGGCCGCGCTGCTCTCCATCCTGCCCGGGTCGGCCGCGGCCGGCAGCCTGCTCGACTGGATGACAGCGGGGGCGGAGCGGATGCGCCCCGGCGGCCACGGCGCGGCGGCTGGAGTTGACAATGCCGAACTGCTCACCCTGGAGCCGGGTGAGAACGAGATCTATCCCCGCAGCGGCGGGCGGGGGGAGTTCTTCGTCACCGTCTTGCGGCGCGACCGTGTCACCCTGGAGCGGCGGGCGCTGGAGAACGGCGACCCGCTCAACGAGGTGACCGAGGATCCGGTCCCCGATTCGGTGCAGTGGCGCGACGGCGCGCTGCTCTTCCTCTCCACGCAGGTGGGAGGGCTGGGGCTGTGGCGCAAGCCGGCCGACGGGATGGGGTTGAGCATGCGGATCCACCAGTTCGCCGGCCGGGTGGAGCAGCCGCTCCTGCTCGCGGACGGCTCGGTGATCGCCGTCCGTCTGGCCGCTCCGGCTCGGATCGGCGGGGAGCGGTTGCGGCGGCGGCACGGCAGGCCCGATCCGTTCGACAACTGGAGCCGGCAGGGCGCGCGCGCCTACATCGTCCGCATCGCCCCCGACGGGACGGAGCGGCGGCTGGCCGACGGGATCAACCCGGCGCTCTCGCCCGACGGCACGTGGGTCGCCTTCTCCATGGCTGTCGGCCGCAGTCGCCACCTCTTCCTCATGCGGACCGACGGCGGTGCGCTCACCCAGTTGAGCAGCGGTCGGGCGGTCGACGTGCAGCCCGCCTGGAGTCCGGACGGGCGCTGGATCGTCTTCACCTCCAACCGGGGGCGCGCCGACATGCGCCACCCCTCCCGCTCCAACTGGGATCTCTGGATGATCCGCCGCGACGGCCGGTCAATCTTCCGGCTCACCCGTGATCCCGCGCGCGACGGCGCGCCCGTCTTCACCCCCGACGGCGGCGCGGTGCTCTTCCACTCCGATCGCCGGATCGGCAAGCAGGAGCGGATGCGCCATGGCGTGCGCCATATCCGCCGGGGGTTCCATGTCTGGCGCATCGCCTTGCCGGCGGAGCTGCTTGCCACCCCCGACGACAGGGGTGAAGGGCGGCGGTTCAGCGACGCACCTCGCCGTGGCCGAGCACGATCCACTTCTGTGAGGTGA
- a CDS encoding glutamate-5-semialdehyde dehydrogenase, translated as MSACDANHVIERLGRQAKEAARTMRAAETVRKNRWLTQSALRLRRERDHLLRANARDLDAARASGLDAALIDRLELTPQRIEAMADGLDQIAALPDPVGRIDELVYRPSGIQVGRMRVPLGVIGMIYESRPNVTADAAALCLKAGNACILRGGSESIHSNRAIAACLRRELVEAGLPQDAVQLVDHTDRTLVGALIRAREWIDIIIPRGGRSLIERISEEARVPVIKHLDGICHLYIDRAADIAMAVAVAMNAKTHRYGVCNALETLLIHQEVAEPVVTRLAPQLAEAGVEVRGCTRARSLCADWKPAVEEDWATEYLAPVLSVRVVDDLEQAIDHISRYGSGHTESIVTEDYRTGWHFLREVDASSVMWNASTRFADGYEYGLGAEIGISTDRLHVRGPVGVEGLTSQKWIVLGHGEVRR; from the coding sequence GTGAGTGCATGTGACGCAAACCACGTGATCGAGCGGCTCGGCCGCCAGGCGAAGGAGGCCGCGCGCACCATGCGCGCCGCCGAGACGGTGCGGAAGAACCGCTGGCTGACCCAATCGGCGCTCAGGCTGCGGCGCGAGCGGGATCATCTGCTGCGGGCCAACGCCCGCGACCTCGACGCCGCCCGCGCATCCGGCCTCGACGCCGCACTGATCGACCGGCTGGAGCTGACCCCGCAGCGCATCGAGGCGATGGCCGACGGGCTCGACCAGATCGCCGCCCTGCCCGACCCGGTCGGCCGCATCGACGAACTGGTCTACCGCCCCTCGGGCATCCAGGTGGGGCGGATGCGGGTGCCGCTGGGCGTGATCGGCATGATCTACGAGTCGCGGCCCAACGTCACCGCCGATGCCGCCGCCCTCTGCCTGAAGGCCGGCAACGCCTGCATCCTCCGCGGCGGATCGGAGTCGATCCACTCCAACCGAGCGATCGCCGCCTGCCTGCGGCGCGAGCTGGTCGAGGCCGGACTACCGCAGGACGCGGTGCAGCTGGTCGACCATACCGACCGCACCCTGGTCGGTGCGCTGATCCGGGCCCGGGAGTGGATCGACATCATCATCCCGCGCGGCGGTCGCTCGCTGATCGAGCGGATCAGCGAGGAGGCGCGCGTACCGGTGATCAAGCATCTCGACGGCATCTGCCACCTCTACATCGACCGCGCCGCCGACATCGCGATGGCCGTCGCCGTCGCCATGAACGCCAAGACCCATCGCTACGGGGTGTGCAACGCGCTGGAGACGCTGCTCATCCACCAGGAGGTGGCCGAGCCGGTGGTGACCCGGCTGGCGCCGCAGTTGGCCGAGGCGGGGGTCGAGGTACGCGGCTGTACCCGCGCACGCTCGCTCTGCGCCGACTGGAAGCCGGCCGTCGAGGAGGATTGGGCCACCGAATACCTGGCCCCGGTGCTCTCGGTCCGGGTGGTCGACGACCTGGAGCAGGCCATCGACCACATCAGCCGCTACGGCTCCGGCCACACCGAGAGCATCGTCACCGAGGATTACCGCACAGGCTGGCACTTCCTGCGGGAGGTGGACGCCTCCTCGGTGATGTGGAACGCCAGCACCCGCTTCGCCGACGGCTACGAGTACGGGCTGGGAGCAGAGATCGGCATCTCCACCGACCGGCTCCACGTCCGCGGACCGGTCGGGGTGGAGGGGCTCACCTCACAGAAGTGGATCGTGCTCGGCCACGGCGAGGTGCGTCGCTGA
- the proB gene encoding glutamate 5-kinase, with protein sequence MIRRRSEIGRAGRLVIKIGSALLADRNGGVQLPRMERIASEVARLHASGKEVCLVSSGAVALGALHLGWSGRALSLHEKQAAAAVGQPLLMRAWGDAFADHGLTPAQMLLTKDDLRHRRRYLNASNTSRTLFAAGVVPVVNENDTVVVEEIKFGDNDALAALTALVLEAGLLVLMTDVDGLHDADPRRHPDARRIGEVHRWNEALLHTAGGPTDPGGFGTGGMESKLKAARVALRGGVATAMIDGRDGTALTRLLRGEDVGTIFYCSDDRASRRRHWIAEVLRPAGRVTIDAGAAHALQRRGGSLLPVGVRAVSGVFDKGECIEVVDEEGRPIARGLVNYTSEEVRRLCGVPSDRIEEILGYVDYTSIIHRDNLVLIGRKM encoded by the coding sequence ATGATCCGCAGACGCTCGGAGATCGGCCGTGCCGGCCGGCTTGTGATCAAGATCGGCAGCGCTCTGCTCGCCGACCGCAATGGGGGGGTACAACTGCCGCGCATGGAGCGGATCGCCTCCGAGGTGGCGCGGCTGCACGCCTCGGGCAAGGAGGTCTGTCTGGTCTCCTCCGGTGCGGTGGCCCTGGGGGCGCTCCATCTCGGCTGGAGCGGCCGCGCCCTGTCGCTGCACGAGAAACAGGCGGCCGCCGCCGTCGGCCAGCCGCTGCTGATGCGCGCCTGGGGCGACGCCTTCGCCGACCACGGCCTGACCCCGGCGCAGATGTTGCTGACCAAGGACGACCTGCGCCATCGACGCCGCTACCTCAACGCCAGCAACACCAGCCGCACGCTCTTCGCCGCCGGCGTCGTCCCGGTGGTCAACGAAAACGACACGGTGGTGGTGGAGGAGATCAAGTTCGGCGACAACGACGCCCTGGCCGCGTTGACCGCGCTGGTGCTGGAGGCGGGGTTGCTGGTGTTGATGACCGACGTCGACGGCCTGCACGACGCCGATCCGCGCCGCCACCCTGACGCACGCCGCATCGGCGAGGTCCATCGATGGAACGAGGCGCTGCTGCACACGGCCGGCGGCCCGACCGACCCGGGCGGATTCGGCACCGGCGGCATGGAGAGCAAGCTCAAGGCGGCCAGGGTGGCCTTGCGCGGAGGCGTGGCCACGGCGATGATCGACGGCCGGGATGGTACGGCGCTGACCCGGCTGCTGCGCGGCGAGGATGTCGGCACCATCTTCTATTGCAGCGACGACCGCGCCTCACGCCGGCGCCACTGGATCGCCGAGGTACTGCGGCCGGCCGGCCGGGTCACCATCGATGCAGGGGCCGCCCACGCCCTCCAGCGCCGCGGCGGAAGCCTGCTGCCGGTCGGCGTGCGCGCGGTCTCCGGCGTCTTCGACAAGGGGGAGTGCATCGAGGTGGTCGACGAGGAGGGGAGGCCGATCGCCCGCGGGCTGGTCAACTACACCTCCGAGGAGGTGCGCAGGCTCTGCGGCGTCCCCAGCGACCGGATCGAGGAGATCCTGGGCTATGTCGACTACACATCGATCATCCACCGGGACAATCTGGTGCTCATCGGGAGGAAGATGTGA
- the obgE gene encoding GTPase ObgE, with protein MRFIDEVTIEVRAGDGGDGCVSFRREKYIPKGGPDGGNGGRGGDVRLRASHDVNTLQHLYLRKRLIAGNGRPGMGRRKDGRSGADIEVAVPVGTRVEDEEGRLLADLRHDGERVVLARGGRGGLGNSNYATSTNQAPRYAQPGRKGEQRIVRLELNLMADVGLLGLPNAGKSTLIAAISNARPRIADYPFTTMAPSLGQVSLEDGEGFVVADIPGLIAGAHLGRGLGDRFLRHLRRTRMLLHLVDGADIEGRSIARQIAEVTDELAGHSDALLAKPRWLVVNKIDALDEEARRTAAESASAFGLPVYLVSAASGEGIRPLLYDIAAALRAMMEEPAAA; from the coding sequence ATGCGGTTCATCGACGAGGTCACCATCGAGGTGCGCGCGGGCGACGGCGGCGACGGCTGCGTCTCCTTCCGCCGCGAGAAGTACATCCCCAAGGGTGGGCCGGACGGCGGCAACGGCGGTCGCGGCGGCGACGTCCGGTTGCGCGCCTCACACGACGTCAACACCCTACAGCATCTCTACCTGCGCAAGCGGCTGATCGCCGGCAACGGCCGCCCCGGGATGGGGCGGCGCAAGGACGGCCGCAGCGGTGCGGACATCGAGGTGGCGGTGCCAGTCGGCACCCGGGTGGAGGACGAGGAGGGGCGGCTGCTGGCCGATCTGCGCCACGACGGCGAACGGGTGGTGCTGGCCCGTGGCGGCCGGGGAGGGCTGGGCAACAGCAACTACGCCACCAGCACCAACCAGGCACCGCGTTACGCCCAGCCCGGCCGGAAGGGGGAGCAGCGCATCGTCCGGCTGGAGCTCAATCTGATGGCCGACGTCGGGCTGCTCGGCCTGCCCAACGCAGGGAAATCGACCCTGATCGCCGCCATCTCCAACGCCCGGCCCCGCATCGCCGACTACCCCTTCACCACCATGGCCCCCTCGCTGGGCCAGGTCTCGCTGGAGGACGGGGAGGGGTTCGTCGTCGCCGACATCCCCGGCCTGATCGCCGGCGCCCACCTGGGGCGGGGGCTGGGCGACCGGTTCCTGCGCCACCTGCGTCGAACCCGCATGCTGCTCCACCTGGTCGATGGAGCCGACATCGAGGGACGGTCGATCGCGCGGCAGATCGCCGAGGTGACCGACGAGCTCGCCGGCCACTCCGACGCCCTGCTGGCCAAGCCGCGCTGGCTGGTGGTCAACAAGATCGACGCGCTCGACGAGGAGGCCCGGCGCACCGCCGCGGAGAGCGCCTCCGCCTTCGGCCTGCCGGTCTACCTCGTCTCCGCGGCCAGCGGCGAGGGGATCCGCCCGCTGCTCTACGACATCGCCGCCGCGCTGCGCGCCATGATGGAGGAGCCGGCCGCCGCATGA
- a CDS encoding succinyl-diaminopimelate desuccinylase, which yields MDRSHRSAEPALSYAVALIARPSVTPADGGCQEWIARQLAPLGFRRFAVNHGGVINSLFVRRGNRPGCLCFAGHTDVVPPGPEEEWRYPPFSAVVRDGLLHGRGAQDMKGAIACWMAAVEGLIAQGADLPTLQLAVTSDEEGEAVDGTRRIVQWLQQEGWLPDAVVVGEPSSLDQVGDVVRCGRRGVVQGRITVHGRQGHSAYPQDADNAIHRAIPLLARIAALDWGPPAPGFPPTTCQITNLTGGTGAINVIPGSCSARIDVRYNPANSYEEIRSRLEDCCAGQPVELDLQHAASAFSTGEGPLLDLVRRTVEEVCGHPCRPDTGGGTSDGRFFAGAGVPVVELGLTNRTIHQVDERVAVEELALLTALYRRVIEGFSACLGR from the coding sequence ATGGACCGATCGCACCGTTCGGCCGAGCCGGCCCTCTCCTATGCCGTCGCCCTGATCGCCCGCCCTTCGGTCACGCCGGCGGACGGCGGCTGCCAGGAGTGGATCGCCCGGCAGCTTGCACCGCTCGGTTTTCGACGGTTTGCCGTCAACCACGGCGGGGTGATCAACTCGCTCTTCGTCCGGCGGGGGAACCGCCCCGGTTGTCTCTGCTTCGCCGGCCACACCGATGTCGTGCCGCCCGGGCCGGAGGAGGAGTGGCGATATCCCCCCTTCTCCGCCGTGGTGCGCGACGGCCTGCTCCACGGCCGGGGTGCGCAGGACATGAAGGGGGCGATCGCCTGCTGGATGGCGGCGGTCGAGGGGTTGATCGCCCAGGGCGCGGATCTGCCCACGCTGCAGCTGGCCGTCACCTCCGATGAGGAGGGGGAGGCGGTCGACGGAACCCGCCGCATCGTCCAGTGGTTGCAGCAGGAGGGATGGCTGCCCGATGCGGTGGTGGTGGGCGAGCCGTCGAGCCTCGATCAGGTGGGCGATGTCGTTCGGTGCGGGCGGCGCGGCGTGGTCCAGGGGAGGATCACCGTCCACGGGCGGCAGGGCCACTCCGCCTATCCGCAGGATGCCGACAACGCCATCCATCGCGCCATCCCCCTGCTGGCACGCATCGCCGCGCTCGACTGGGGTCCGCCTGCGCCCGGCTTCCCCCCCACCACCTGCCAGATCACCAACCTGACGGGAGGCACCGGAGCGATCAACGTCATTCCCGGAAGCTGCAGTGCACGGATCGACGTCCGCTACAATCCGGCCAACAGCTATGAGGAGATCCGCTCCCGGCTGGAGGATTGTTGCGCCGGCCAGCCGGTCGAGCTCGATCTGCAGCATGCGGCGTCCGCCTTCTCCACCGGGGAGGGGCCGCTGCTCGATCTGGTGCGGCGGACGGTGGAGGAGGTGTGCGGCCACCCCTGCCGGCCGGATACCGGCGGCGGTACCTCCGACGGCCGTTTTTTCGCCGGTGCCGGCGTGCCGGTGGTGGAGCTTGGGCTGACCAACCGCACCATCCACCAGGTCGACGAGCGGGTGGCGGTGGAGGAGCTGGCCCTGCTGACCGCCCTCTACCGGCGGGTCATCGAGGGCTTTTCCGCATGTCTCGGCCGGTGA
- the lipA gene encoding lipoyl synthase: MSRPVIPIAEEREGPFHPKPRWLKVRAPLSREYRDLHRLMRALRLNTVCEEASCPNIGDCWHAGSATFMILGRVCTRRCSFCDVATGRPDPVDPDEAERLADAVERTGLRHVVITSVDRDDLPDGGAGHYALVIRTLRARRPDAVIEVLTPDFRRKPDDALARVIAAGPDIFNHNLETVPRLYRKVRPGARYFTSLRLLQRARELDGRVVTKSGIMVGLGESRDEVLQVLDDLRAAGVEMVTIGQYLRPGPEHHPVERYWEPAEFDDLKREAERRGFAMVASGPLVRSSFHAGEFFRRMQEERRRGGAAQGASSTQPPPLPLAT; this comes from the coding sequence ATGTCTCGGCCGGTGATCCCCATCGCCGAGGAGCGGGAGGGCCCCTTCCATCCCAAGCCGCGCTGGCTCAAGGTGCGGGCACCGCTCTCGCGGGAGTATCGCGACCTGCATCGGCTGATGCGGGCGTTGCGGCTCAACACCGTCTGCGAAGAGGCCAGTTGCCCCAACATCGGCGACTGCTGGCATGCGGGATCGGCCACCTTCATGATCCTGGGGCGGGTCTGCACCCGCCGCTGCTCCTTCTGCGACGTGGCCACCGGCCGGCCCGATCCGGTCGATCCCGACGAGGCGGAGCGGCTGGCCGATGCGGTGGAGCGCACCGGCCTGCGCCATGTGGTGATCACCAGCGTCGACCGCGACGACCTGCCCGACGGCGGTGCCGGCCACTACGCCCTGGTGATCCGGACGCTGCGCGCCCGCCGGCCGGATGCGGTCATCGAGGTGCTGACCCCCGATTTCCGCCGCAAGCCCGACGACGCGCTGGCCCGGGTGATCGCCGCCGGGCCGGACATCTTCAACCACAACCTGGAGACGGTGCCGCGGCTCTATCGCAAGGTGCGCCCCGGCGCCCGCTACTTCACCAGCCTGCGGCTGTTGCAGCGGGCGCGTGAACTCGACGGGCGGGTGGTGACCAAGTCGGGGATCATGGTCGGGCTGGGCGAGAGCCGCGACGAGGTGCTGCAGGTGCTCGACGATCTGCGTGCAGCCGGGGTGGAGATGGTGACCATCGGGCAGTACCTCCGGCCGGGGCCGGAGCACCATCCGGTGGAGCGCTACTGGGAGCCTGCGGAGTTCGACGATCTCAAGCGGGAGGCGGAGAGGCGGGGCTTCGCCATGGTCGCCTCTGGCCCGCTGGTGCGCTCTTCGTTCCACGCCGGGGAGTTCTTCCGCCGGATGCAGGAGGAGCGGCGGCGGGGCGGCGCCGCTCAGGGGGCCAGCTCGACACAGCCTCCACCCCTTCCCTTGGCCACGTAG